Genomic window (Longimicrobiales bacterium):
CTGGCCCTGCCCCGGTTTGGTGGACACCAAGCAGTCCCAATCGGCATGTTGGGACAGGAGGTGTCCACATGGGAAAGAAGCGTCGGGCCTATTCGGCGGAGTTCAAGGCTGAAGCGATTCGGTTGATTGAGCAGGGTGAGAAGCCGATTGCGCAGGTGGCCAGAGAGTTGGGGATCCGCGCTGACATGCTGCGGAGTTGGAAGCAGCAGGCCGACGGAAGGGTTGGTTTCACGAAATGTGAAGCTGCGGATTCGGCTGGCCACGTGGAGTCGGAAGAGGTTCGCAGGCTCAAGCGAGAGCTCGAGACCGTCCGCCAGGAGCGGGACTTCTTAAAAAAAGCGGCGGCGTACTTCGCGAAGCAGTCCCCGTGAAGTACGCGTGCATCGCTGCTCATAGACACGAGTTCGCAGTCGCTTTGATGTGCCGGGTGCTGCAGGTGAGTCGATCCGGCTACTACGCCTGGACCGGACGTCCGCTCAGTGCACGCCAGCGACGCGATGAGGAGCTACAGCAGGTGGTGCAGACCGTTCACGCCGAGAGCCGGCAAAGCTACGGCAGTCCGCGGGTTCATCGTGAGCTGAGAGATCGCGGCCTGCGGGTCGGTCGGAAGCGGGTCGCTCGCTTAATGCGATCTCGAGGCCTGCGAGGCAAGCATCACCGGAAGTTCCGCCCGGCGTTTTCGAGCGGCTCGTCGGTGCAGACCGCCGATCTGCTGCAGCGATGCTTTCAGCCGGACTCGATCAGCGACATCGATCGAGTATGGGCCGCTGACATCACATTCCTTCCGACGCGTCAGGGCTGGCTGTATCTGGCCGTCTTGCTGGATCTGGCAAGTCGCGCGGTCGTGGGATGGTCGATGTCCGCCACTATGACGGCCGAGTTGACGTTGAGCGCGCTGGAGATGGCAATTCAGCGTCGACAGCCGGGACCGGGCCTGCTGCACCATTCTGATCGAGGAGTACAATACGGAGCCTCAGAGTACCGAGCCGCCTTGGAGCGGCACGGCATCCGTCGAAGCATGAGCCGACCCCGTAACTGTTGGGACAACGC
Coding sequences:
- a CDS encoding transposase; the protein is MGKKRRAYSAEFKAEAIRLIEQGEKPIAQVARELGIRADMLRSWKQQADGRVGFTKCEAADSAGHVESEEVRRLKRELETVRQERDFLKKAAAYFAKQSP
- a CDS encoding IS3 family transposase codes for the protein MKYACIAAHRHEFAVALMCRVLQVSRSGYYAWTGRPLSARQRRDEELQQVVQTVHAESRQSYGSPRVHRELRDRGLRVGRKRVARLMRSRGLRGKHHRKFRPAFSSGSSVQTADLLQRCFQPDSISDIDRVWAADITFLPTRQGWLYLAVLLDLASRAVVGWSMSATMTAELTLSALEMAIQRRQPGPGLLHHSDRGVQYGASEYRAALERHGIRRSMSRPRNCWDNAVAESFFATLKRELVSGADWRTRAEAKGAVFTYIETWYNRRRLHSSLGYLAPASYERQLQLKKPAA